The following coding sequences are from one Triticum aestivum cultivar Chinese Spring chromosome 5A, IWGSC CS RefSeq v2.1, whole genome shotgun sequence window:
- the LOC123103155 gene encoding uncharacterized protein isoform X4 gives MPTHGGGCAGSRRGVTMAKQEKTIADRDDPGEAMRKKFDGMREKLKSAANSEDWNSVLRIEEKLSLPPDGERKEYFMKLDQDLQMIAALQAKDWLVNKPKKQNSVPLYENPVLKCSDLQQWIHKLSEEQMPVRTLLLLKARAVP, from the exons ATGCCCACGCACGGAGGCGGCTGTGCGGGATCTCGACGCGGTGTCACCATG GCGAAGCAAGAAAAGACGATTGCTGACAGAGATGACCCTGGTGAAGCTATGAGAAAAAAGTTCGATGGCATGCGCGAAAAATTGAAGTCTGCAGCGAATTCTGAAGATTGGAATAGTGTTCTCAGAATAGAAGAGAAGCTGAGTCTTCCTCCTGATGGTGAAAGAAAGGAATACTTCATGAAATTGGACCAAGATCTGCAAATG ATCGCAGCTTTGCAAGCAAAAGATTGGCTTGTGAACAAACCGAAGAAGCAGAACTCAGTTCCATTATATGAAAATCCTGTCCTAAAATGTTCTGATTTACAACAGTGGATTCACAAGCTATCAGAAGAACAAATGCCTGTGAG GACTCTCTTGCTCTTGAAGGCCCGAGCCGTCCCATGA
- the LOC123103155 gene encoding uncharacterized protein isoform X2 — protein sequence MRKKFDGMREKLKSAANSEDWNSVLRIEEKLSLPPDGERKEYFMKLDQDLQMIAALQAKDWLVNKPKKQNSVPLYENPVLKCSDLQQWIHKLSEEQMPVSLALGDFKLDLIETFFNPSQEGSLSNFISYLSDRLCDHDQNFTFRHGKESCRLLEYQTPNKQPPRWMFIKMKKDNARAGIYMSSDNLYLCAFSNKKGEIFELVKEDCLRIIKGSVAFGCSTDYPSILNYERPRPIPEGDCEKRLLGIILNMENFSHGIEVLSNYDHSILSNHDVSEAEKQRLIQEVQEALARNAVVLAEVSLIVNLFISVNENWKESRSSLTKLLYEYMMHWKVMSNKVHNGPIDSKFEDNLVAKILLRFRHEAIKVHNLVCNVKGPGIIKNGPGPMAPGDDGKGSKEPGPSGGDDKEQKTSDLALDCLDMVMTKKQTHLDLDHLIVVMTTWKVAVMVENRRKIIMIAGQGPVR from the exons ATGAGAAAAAAGTTCGATGGCATGCGCGAAAAATTGAAGTCTGCAGCGAATTCTGAAGATTGGAATAGTGTTCTCAGAATAGAAGAGAAGCTGAGTCTTCCTCCTGATGGTGAAAGAAAGGAATACTTCATGAAATTGGACCAAGATCTGCAAATG ATCGCAGCTTTGCAAGCAAAAGATTGGCTTGTGAACAAACCGAAGAAGCAGAACTCAGTTCCATTATATGAAAATCCTGTCCTAAAATGTTCTGATTTACAACAGTGGATTCACAAGCTATCAGAAGAACAAATGCCTGTGAG CCTTGCATTGGGAGATTTTAAACTTGATCTGATTGAGACTTTTTTTAACCCAAGCCAAGAAGGTTCTCTAAGTAATTTTATCAGCTACTTGAGTGATCGGCTGTGTGATCATGACCAGAATTTTACATTTCGACATGGAAAAGAATCATGTCGCCTATTGGAATATCAGACACCTAATAAACAGCCACCCAGATGGATGTTCATTAAAATGAAGAAAGATAATGCTCGAGCCGGGATTTACATGAGTAGTGATAACTTATACCTTTGTGCTTTCAGTAACAAGAAGGGTGAAATCTTTGAGCTTGTGAAGGAAGATTGTCTGCGAATAATCAAAGGTTCTGTTGCATTTGGCTGTAGCACAGACTACCCAAGCATCCTGAACTACGAAAGACCTCGACCGATTCCAGAAGGTGATTGTGAAAAGAGGTTATTGGGCATAATTCTAAATATGGAGAATTTTTCACATGGCATCGAAGTGCTGTCAAACTATGACCACAGTATTCTATCAAACCATGATGTGAGTGAGGCTGAAAAACAACGACTCATTCAAGAAGTGCAAGAGGCATTAGCACGGAATGCAGTGGTTTTAGCTGAAGTTTCACTTATCGTTAATCTATTCATATCTGTCAATGAGAACTGGAAGGAGAGTCGTTCAAGCCTGACAAAACTCTTGTATGAGTATATGATGCATTGGAAGGTAATGTCAAATAAGGTCCACAATGGTCCTATTGATTCTAAGTTTGAGGACAACTTAGTGGCTAAAATCTTGTTGCGATTCAGACATGAAGCAATTAAAGTGCATAATCTGGTTTGCAACGTGAAGGGTCCTGGAATTATTAAGAACGGACCCGGACCCATGGCACCTGGTGACGATGGCAAAGGATCAAAGGAGCCTGGACCATCTGGTGGTGATGACAAAGAGCAAAAGACATCGGATCTAGCTCTGGACTGTCTGGACATGGTAATGACAAAGAAACAAACACACCTGGATCTGGACCATTTGATAGTTGTGATGACAACCTGGAAGGTCGCCGTGATGGTGGAAAACAGAAGGAAAATTATAATGATAGCAGGCCAGGGACCAGTGAGATGA
- the LOC123103155 gene encoding uncharacterized protein isoform X3: MPTHGGGCAGSRRGVTMAKQEKTIADRDDPGEAMRKKFDGMREKLKSAANSEDWNSVLRIEEKLSLPPDGERKEYFMKLDQDLQMIAALQAKDWLVNKPKKQNSVPLYENPVLKCSDLQQWIHKLSEEQMPVSNKKGEIFELVKEDCLRIIKGSVAFGCSTDYPSILNYERPRPIPEGDCEKRLLGIILNMENFSHGIEVLSNYDHSILSNHDVSEAEKQRLIQEVQEALARNAVVLAEVSLIVNLFISVNENWKESRSSLTKLLYEYMMHWKVMSNKVHNGPIDSKFEDNLVAKILLRFRHEAIKVHNLVCNVKGPGIIKNGPGPMAPGDDGKGSKEPGPSGGDDKEQKTSDLALDCLDMVMTKKQTHLDLDHLIVVMTTWKVAVMVENRRKIIMIAGQGPVR, translated from the exons ATGCCCACGCACGGAGGCGGCTGTGCGGGATCTCGACGCGGTGTCACCATG GCGAAGCAAGAAAAGACGATTGCTGACAGAGATGACCCTGGTGAAGCTATGAGAAAAAAGTTCGATGGCATGCGCGAAAAATTGAAGTCTGCAGCGAATTCTGAAGATTGGAATAGTGTTCTCAGAATAGAAGAGAAGCTGAGTCTTCCTCCTGATGGTGAAAGAAAGGAATACTTCATGAAATTGGACCAAGATCTGCAAATG ATCGCAGCTTTGCAAGCAAAAGATTGGCTTGTGAACAAACCGAAGAAGCAGAACTCAGTTCCATTATATGAAAATCCTGTCCTAAAATGTTCTGATTTACAACAGTGGATTCACAAGCTATCAGAAGAACAAATGCCTGTGAG TAACAAGAAGGGTGAAATCTTTGAGCTTGTGAAGGAAGATTGTCTGCGAATAATCAAAGGTTCTGTTGCATTTGGCTGTAGCACAGACTACCCAAGCATCCTGAACTACGAAAGACCTCGACCGATTCCAGAAGGTGATTGTGAAAAGAGGTTATTGGGCATAATTCTAAATATGGAGAATTTTTCACATGGCATCGAAGTGCTGTCAAACTATGACCACAGTATTCTATCAAACCATGATGTGAGTGAGGCTGAAAAACAACGACTCATTCAAGAAGTGCAAGAGGCATTAGCACGGAATGCAGTGGTTTTAGCTGAAGTTTCACTTATCGTTAATCTATTCATATCTGTCAATGAGAACTGGAAGGAGAGTCGTTCAAGCCTGACAAAACTCTTGTATGAGTATATGATGCATTGGAAGGTAATGTCAAATAAGGTCCACAATGGTCCTATTGATTCTAAGTTTGAGGACAACTTAGTGGCTAAAATCTTGTTGCGATTCAGACATGAAGCAATTAAAGTGCATAATCTGGTTTGCAACGTGAAGGGTCCTGGAATTATTAAGAACGGACCCGGACCCATGGCACCTGGTGACGATGGCAAAGGATCAAAGGAGCCTGGACCATCTGGTGGTGATGACAAAGAGCAAAAGACATCGGATCTAGCTCTGGACTGTCTGGACATGGTAATGACAAAGAAACAAACACACCTGGATCTGGACCATTTGATAGTTGTGATGACAACCTGGAAGGTCGCCGTGATGGTGGAAAACAGAAGGAAAATTATAATGATAGCAGGCCAGGGACCAGTGAGATGA
- the LOC123103155 gene encoding uncharacterized protein isoform X1: protein MPTHGGGCAGSRRGVTMAKQEKTIADRDDPGEAMRKKFDGMREKLKSAANSEDWNSVLRIEEKLSLPPDGERKEYFMKLDQDLQMIAALQAKDWLVNKPKKQNSVPLYENPVLKCSDLQQWIHKLSEEQMPVSLALGDFKLDLIETFFNPSQEGSLSNFISYLSDRLCDHDQNFTFRHGKESCRLLEYQTPNKQPPRWMFIKMKKDNARAGIYMSSDNLYLCAFSNKKGEIFELVKEDCLRIIKGSVAFGCSTDYPSILNYERPRPIPEGDCEKRLLGIILNMENFSHGIEVLSNYDHSILSNHDVSEAEKQRLIQEVQEALARNAVVLAEVSLIVNLFISVNENWKESRSSLTKLLYEYMMHWKVMSNKVHNGPIDSKFEDNLVAKILLRFRHEAIKVHNLVCNVKGPGIIKNGPGPMAPGDDGKGSKEPGPSGGDDKEQKTSDLALDCLDMVMTKKQTHLDLDHLIVVMTTWKVAVMVENRRKIIMIAGQGPVR from the exons ATGCCCACGCACGGAGGCGGCTGTGCGGGATCTCGACGCGGTGTCACCATG GCGAAGCAAGAAAAGACGATTGCTGACAGAGATGACCCTGGTGAAGCTATGAGAAAAAAGTTCGATGGCATGCGCGAAAAATTGAAGTCTGCAGCGAATTCTGAAGATTGGAATAGTGTTCTCAGAATAGAAGAGAAGCTGAGTCTTCCTCCTGATGGTGAAAGAAAGGAATACTTCATGAAATTGGACCAAGATCTGCAAATG ATCGCAGCTTTGCAAGCAAAAGATTGGCTTGTGAACAAACCGAAGAAGCAGAACTCAGTTCCATTATATGAAAATCCTGTCCTAAAATGTTCTGATTTACAACAGTGGATTCACAAGCTATCAGAAGAACAAATGCCTGTGAG CCTTGCATTGGGAGATTTTAAACTTGATCTGATTGAGACTTTTTTTAACCCAAGCCAAGAAGGTTCTCTAAGTAATTTTATCAGCTACTTGAGTGATCGGCTGTGTGATCATGACCAGAATTTTACATTTCGACATGGAAAAGAATCATGTCGCCTATTGGAATATCAGACACCTAATAAACAGCCACCCAGATGGATGTTCATTAAAATGAAGAAAGATAATGCTCGAGCCGGGATTTACATGAGTAGTGATAACTTATACCTTTGTGCTTTCAGTAACAAGAAGGGTGAAATCTTTGAGCTTGTGAAGGAAGATTGTCTGCGAATAATCAAAGGTTCTGTTGCATTTGGCTGTAGCACAGACTACCCAAGCATCCTGAACTACGAAAGACCTCGACCGATTCCAGAAGGTGATTGTGAAAAGAGGTTATTGGGCATAATTCTAAATATGGAGAATTTTTCACATGGCATCGAAGTGCTGTCAAACTATGACCACAGTATTCTATCAAACCATGATGTGAGTGAGGCTGAAAAACAACGACTCATTCAAGAAGTGCAAGAGGCATTAGCACGGAATGCAGTGGTTTTAGCTGAAGTTTCACTTATCGTTAATCTATTCATATCTGTCAATGAGAACTGGAAGGAGAGTCGTTCAAGCCTGACAAAACTCTTGTATGAGTATATGATGCATTGGAAGGTAATGTCAAATAAGGTCCACAATGGTCCTATTGATTCTAAGTTTGAGGACAACTTAGTGGCTAAAATCTTGTTGCGATTCAGACATGAAGCAATTAAAGTGCATAATCTGGTTTGCAACGTGAAGGGTCCTGGAATTATTAAGAACGGACCCGGACCCATGGCACCTGGTGACGATGGCAAAGGATCAAAGGAGCCTGGACCATCTGGTGGTGATGACAAAGAGCAAAAGACATCGGATCTAGCTCTGGACTGTCTGGACATGGTAATGACAAAGAAACAAACACACCTGGATCTGGACCATTTGATAGTTGTGATGACAACCTGGAAGGTCGCCGTGATGGTGGAAAACAGAAGGAAAATTATAATGATAGCAGGCCAGGGACCAGTGAGATGA